TTTTTTAGAATGAGATTCATATTGTTGTGTGGCGGAAAACTAGGTAGCACCCTATGGTAGAAGCATCAGCTTTATATTTGACGCGTGCATTGCGCTGCAGGTTACTTGATGTACTCGATTTTTCCTTGCACAGATGATTATGAGTGATCCGTGCTTCGCCTCTGCTGCTAGCGGTCGTGTCAGTCATGTTCCTACTGGGTAAGCTCGATTCTGAGTGATCTTATGTGTATTGAGTGGAGTGTAGCAACAAGCAATAGCACCATGTTACATTATGTTCACATAAACCTGAagcatgctctgtttttctcatATAAATGATAAACAACTTTCACCAAGGAGTAATACAAGCACAAGAAACGGTCAGCCTGTGACTGGTCCCTTTAGTCAGTTGTATAATAGTATAATTCGCCATATAATTGATTCATTAATTTTTTTGGTTGTTAGTTGCTTAATTAGTACCATCTGTAGTATGTATCAGGTGTAAAAGTTTGTCAGTAGCATAGGAATCATGCAAGGAGCAACTCAGTTTCCAAACCCACATCAACCTGTATTCTCCAAAATTAATTAAACAATGATTTTGTTCAGAATTTTGCAGTCGCCAACACCTTTACATTCACTTCTGGTTTCTAAGCTTCCAGCTTTGGAAGTTTGCAGGAACATCACCATGTTCTTGTTTGTGAATATGTGAAAGAAAAGTAGGAATGCAGAGTCACAAGGAATGCAGAAGCAGCAGCTGAGATTATGCCCTGGTTCATCTGTATTACATCATGTACTGCAGAACACCTCGGACCACCAAGCACTAGGCAGTAATAAATTTGTTTATTTCTGAATTTTTGCATTCACAACAAGCTATATTCACTTGTTTGAACTCACAAGCTTGCAACCCGTAAGTACTAGATACATTCACATTCCGAGTTCTGATCAATACTCACCAACGATGTACAGTTACGGTATATACTCTGAAATAACATACACATTCATTCAATAAAGAACAATTGCAATGAGCTCACAAGCTACAATCTGCAGGTGCTAGATACATTAAGCTGGAACAAAAACAACCAGAGACGTGACCCTTGTTGCTACACAGCTCACACAAGTGTAGCAGGCGTACGTCGTCAGGGCAAGGAGCAAACGTTGGATGCGAGGGAGCAGCAGATGTTGTGCTGGTTGCGGCCTGCGGCAGAATTGGCGTCAGGGATAGGCAAGACGGCGCCGTGCGCGAAGGCGGGTCAAACATGGTGGATCTCGCCGCGGCCATCAAAAGGAGACGTGCGGCAGTTTGAGGCAGAAGAACGTGGAGGTCCGCTAAGTGCAGCTGTTGTCGAAGGATTCGCCGGGGCCGCCGCCATGGAGTGATTGGAGAAGATCCAAATTGAGAAATTGATATTTTAGCAAAGGTCTGCTTTGGCTGAGGGGTCATTTGCAAATTCGCAAGAGCGGCTGTCATGCGTGAGATCTTAATCGGCAGGCTGAGGAGCCGCGGGATACAGGGATGCACGAGCCACTGATATTCATCAAACACATAATTTAAATAGAGCTCGTGAAAAAATTGCCCATGGAAATAGTCACTTTGGATTGGTTGTGTCAAAAGAATGCAACATTTGTAACATCTCTTCTCATATTCATGAGACTTTCACTCTGTTGTTGCATTAGTCAAGTTTAATTTCGTTACATATGTGTGCATGTATCAGTTTTCATATTTAAAGTGATATATTTAAGAGTTATGAGAAATTTTGCTAAATTTGATGGGCACAAAATAGAGGCATCTGGAAGCAGGACATAGGTCACTGATATTTTGTTGGTTATTTTTGGTAATGGAATGGCACTCGTGGAGGCCACTGAACCAAGTTATCTGTTTTATGCCTAACTATGGCTTTGTAGTTCTATCGGCTCCATTGCCACTATTGGATGCTGCCTTGCTTGGGAAGGGTTAGCTTTTATGATCTCATGACCGTGTTGAACTCGGTGATGCTACTTTTCTGGTACAGAGTGAGTGTTTCTTCTTACCCCCTGACCCGATAATCGGTTATcctgttacatgtgctaaatttaTCTTCGTACAAATGCATCATGTTGTTTGATCTTCCACCGCTTGACCGTATTGTTGGGACTGGCACCCTCGCGCGGCGTGTTGCCGATCTagtatttgggaacggagggagtacttgtcaTATTTTTATAGTGAGAATCACATTTTATATACGTCCAATTTTTGCGAAACTCTCTCTCCGGCCACGCAAGGGTTGACGACGACCGGTCAAGCAGCACCGGAGCAGGCAGAGATTGGTCGCACAACCGAGCGGCTTGCTGAACCTATCCGCGATCCAACGGCTCGTACAGGCCGAAGAATAGCCGAATGGAAAACCTTTCTCCTGTCTCCGACCCTCCCCCAAATCCGCTCGTCGCCCTCGGCCCTCCCCATTTTCCCAACTCAAACGCCGCCGAGAGCCGAGATACCGAAACCCACAAACAGAGGCAAGCGCAAACACGCGCGGAGGAGAGAAGGCGCCTCCCCTGCCCCCGCGATGGACATctcggccggcggcggcggcaactcGCTGCCCACCACCGGCGCGGACGGCTCGAAGCGCCGCGTCTGCTACTTCTACGACGCGGAGGTGGGCAACTACTACTACGGGCAGGGCCACCCGATGAAGCCGCACCGCATCCGCATGACCCACGCCCTGCTCGCCCACTACGGCCTCCTCGACGAGATGCAGGTGCTCAAGCCGCACCCCGCCCGCGACCGCGACCTCTGCCGCTTCCACGCCGACGACTACGTCTCCTTCCTCCGCTCCGTCACCCCGGAGACGCAGCAGGACCAGATCCGCGCGCTCAAGCGCTTCAACGTCGGCGAGGACTGCCCCGTCTTCGACGGCCTCTACAGCTTCTGCCAGACCTACGCCGGCGGCTCCGTCGGGGGCGCCGTCAAGCTCAACCACGGCCACGACATCGCCATCAACTGGGCCGGCGGCCTCCACCACGCCAAGAAGTGCGAGGCCTCCGGCTTCTGCTACGTCAACGACATCGTCCTCGCCATCCTCGAGCTCCTCAAATACCACCAGGCATGTTCCGTGCCCTGCCATCTTATCTAATCTATCAACCCTTGTTCCCCTCAGTTTTGCAAAATTGTGTTCTCTTAACATGTTAATTAATAATTCGCGTTTACAGCGTGTTCTGTATGTGGATATCGACATCCACCATGGGGACGGCGTGGAGGAGGCGTTTTACACCACGGACAGGGTGATGACTGTCTCATTCCACAAGTTTGGGGATTATTTCCCAGGGACAGGAGACATTCGTGACGTTGGGCACTCCAAAGGGAAGTATTATTCCCTGAATGTCCCGTTGGATGACGGCATCGACGACGAGAGCTATCAATCGTTGTTCAAGCCGATCATGGGTAAGGTTATGGAGATTTTCCGCCCCGGCGCGGTGGTGCTCCAGTGTGGAGCAGATTCCTTATCAGGTGACAGGTTGGGCTGCTTCAACCTATCCATTAAGGGGCACGCGGAGTGCGTGAGATTCATGAGGTCCTTCAATGTTCCGGTGTTGCTGCTTGGTGGTGGTGGTTATACCATAAGAAATGTTGCACGATGTTGGTGCTATGAGGTATATAAAAGGGAATTTTCATCTAAAAACACATCTTTGTAGAGCTTCTGTTGTGCATTATTCTACCTATTCCAGTGTTTTTTTTCTTCTAACTGGTTGCGTTTAGAATATCCGATTGCGTGAAATAAAAAATATATTCTGTAGCACTAGCACCTAGCCATGTATATGATCTATCATCGACACACCGGCTTGCCAAAGTGGCCTAACACTTATGAGTAGTTCTGTGAAAATATCATTTTATACAAACTTACTTCTCGAGTTCTCATCTACATATGCTACTGGTGCTCCAAAGCAATGGGAGAAAATCCTAAAAGTCGTAAACAAATTATGAAAAAATGGAGTGGATGTGAATTGGCACCGTGTGTATCTACCATGACACACAGTTTCAAATGGAAATTCACTGTGTGTGTATCTACCATGACATACAGTTTCAAATGGAAATTCTACACATATATTCACTGTTGTATGCTAAGAAATGTATTATGTCGCTTCACATAATCAGATCGATAAAGCTTCTGTACACTACATATATGTTGATGATGTAGGTCTTTATTGCGGAGGCAGGTACACATATTGTGTTTTCTGGCTTGTGAAAATACAAAACTATCAACTTAATGGGTTTTACCCTTTGTATAAACCCATAAAGCTTTCCATCATGTTTTCGTCTCAAGAAATGATAGGTCATAGCTAGCAAGAATTGTCCATCTTGTCACCACAACACCCTCATCCTGAACTAATAATATTTATTGGCTTTGCATACCTTCTTCTCGTAGGACAAGTACCCATGCTCCACACATGTACTAGCATCTGATTGTATAAAATAAGAAAGTTATTCTAGCATCCTCCGTAGCACCAACAGTATGCGTACCATGCACGCGATTCAACGCGGGCACACTGGCTTGGCAAAATGTTTCGACATTCATGATCACCTATGTGAAAAATGTCATGTTACACAAACCTACTTCTCTTGTACATATGCTGCTGGTGCAAAGAAAGTATGTCGCTATTTTGTTAATATGCGAATGTCCGTAACAACCGTTGTTATGCTAAGAAATGTCTTATGCCTCTTCATGTACATAATCATCGTATCCATAAAGCTTTCTTTCAGTACATATGTTACATATGTGTATATGATGTAGGTCTCTGATTCTTTGAAAAGGGAAAGCTATAAGCTCATGTGTTTTACACCTATACTTTTTTGGAAGTGGCTGTTGGGAAAAAATGGTATTTCGTGGAGAGTTTTTGGTCTTtatgtcaaatttgaactaaattgTGAAACTTTGCAAAAACAATACTACTCTTCCTAACATGGCCTAAAGCATTCGGTCATATTTCAGTCTCAAGAATTGTAGGACATACTACTGCTTCCATCTGCCTAAAGCACACACTATCCGATTTGTGGTTACACCACCCTATTCCTACATGTAATGGCGTTTCTTGGTTTCGGATCACACCTTCGTTTTGCAGAACACATTTTTGATTGGTAGGTTTGCAGCCACACCTTGCCAAATATTAGGCAGATAAGTTCGGTAAGTGTTTGGTTGCAGCCAGTCAGCCACAGTTATGGCGTTCCACACTTTCATAGCCTTTTATCGCACCTGTTGGTTTTCATAGACATATTTGATAACCAACTTTTGCCACTAGTGTGGTGATCAATTTGGCCGCCTCTAAAATTGTGGATTGCAACACTTGGGGCACATAAGTGTGGTAGTGTGCCAGTGTGGAAGGCAACTAAACATGCCTTGAACTGTGTGCTACAGTGGCTCTGTCCTTGTTTCGGTTCCTCAACATGCTGCCATATAAAATCCGCTTTTCATATTTTAAAATGTAAATCATGCTATTTCAAATACTTAAAATCACATCATTTTAAAATTGTAAAATGTACTGCATAGTGCAAAGTTGAATAGTTTCTGCGATAGTTCTTTTTATGTTTCCAGGGAGCCATGATAGTTTTGTCCTAAAATAATAAAACATTAATTGCTACTACTTTCTCAAGTTTTGTAGGCTACAGGTGGTAGAGCCCGAGATTTAGGATGCCAGTGGCCAGATATACTACACAACCACTGACAGGGCTTGATAGGATTAACGCAAACGAAATTCATTTATATGAATAATAGAAATAAGGTACAGACCATGCATTTTTGGATGAAACAGTGTAAAAATGTTGGCTGAAATCATGAAACTCTGTAGAATCTAGAGTATATGCCATGCACCACCACCAGACTGTATTTACCGTCTTGTATTGGTTTAGTTATTCCTGATTTTAAAAAATGCTTGCAATGTCATTTTTTACACTAGTACTACCACGACACTTAATtttggatcagagggagtactatttttaTTTACTGTTCAATAACACTTATTTCTTTAAAGATGAACTCCTTCCGTTTTTACTTATCTGTCTATGTACATTTGATTATTTATTAGGAAAATTATAAATATACGACTTATGATGAACAGATATGTATTTAAGTGTTTGGGGGTTCTATTGCTTTTTCTACATATATGCTAATTCAGTTGTCACCAACTTACTGATGTTCCTTTTGTGCCCTTTGGTTGAGCAGACGGGAGTTGCACTTGGTCATGAGCTAACTGACAAGATGCCGCTAAATGAGTATTATGAGTATTTTGGCCCAGATTATACTCTTCATGTTGCACCAAGTAATATGGAGAACAAAAACACACACCGGCATTTGGATGAAATAAGGTCAAGACTTCTCGAAAATCTTACAAAACTCCGGCATGCTCCTAGTGTGCAGTTTCAAGAGCGACCTCCTGAGGCCGAGCAACCAGAGGTGATCTTTCGAGTAACTAATTTCTTTTTTCTGGCATACATCAGATACAATAGTAATGGCTTCCACACCCTTGATCTAGGACGACACTCTGACAATGTGACCATTTGTGTTGAGAGTGAATGTTGACTTTTGTTTTGCCCAAGTGCTAATTATCCTACTGGAAACTGCAAGGAGCACAGATGTGAAATTTCTATAAACATAAGGGAAAGCACCATTTTAACCCCCGCAAACTATTGGGTAGGCTCACCTAACCCACTGAACTAGTTTTTGTCCCACTTAACTCCCTAAACATCTTATTCCAGATCATTTCGCCCGGCGGTGGTTTTCATGTGCGGTATAACATTGAAGACATATACCTGGTTTTGCATGCGTGGAAGCTACCTCACCTTCTCCCTCCTTAACACACTCTCTCCACCCATCAACTTCTGCCTGCGATGTCTTGCCCTGCTTTGCCGTGTGGCTGTTGTGCCCCGAGTCCGTTGGTCACCTCTTCCCAGTTGCGCCCCCATCAGTCCTTTTGTCGTGTTGGCTCCTTCCCCTTGAGAGCCCGCGTTCATACACGCGGGTGACGTGCAGAACAGATCCAAAGGGGCCTAATTAGTACACTCAAATGGCATGGAAATAATTCCTTCAAATAACCATATCCCAACTCGAGCTGTCCTATCAATCATTACTCAAGAAAAGTAATTATTTTCCGAAGACATTTTTTTTCCGAGAAAATGTAAAAGAGTTTGCGTTTCATTGCATTGAACAGGAAGACATCGGGGGTACAACCTCCGAAAGGAGGGACACACACATGAATGAGTCAGTGGAAGGAAATGCATCCCCGTAAACACCTTATCTGTAAACATGAGCTTTGTTTGGGATCCCTGCAAGGTGTATCAGACACGCACCCAGCAAATCACATACAAAATTAAGAACCATATAGGAAGCATGTGCCCTCCAACAGAGTGGTGACGCAGCAAAGCGAAACAAGATAGTGGTAACACTCCGGCAACGGAGAGTTGTGGGTACTGGTAGTGGCTCAGGATGGTGTGGGTGGTCTAGTGACAGTTGTGTCCAGGTGCTTGGATGCGGCATGCGGCAAGCTACAAAGACAATAGACACAAAAGTGCTATGTGGGAGAAGGGGTTTTGGATGCTGCAAAGGATGAGGAAATTGGGAGTGGGATTTGTATGGGGAGAGGAGGAAAAGGTGGAGGAAGAAGAATATGAGACGCGAGCCACGTGGACACAATTTAGTGACGTGGTAGCCCGTGTGGCAATACCACCATTTATGTTCTCAGAACCACCTTCCAAAACTGCTCTAGGGGACTAATTGGTCCACCACCAGTCACCAATAGTCTAGGAGCCTAGGTTCGGCGATGAATAGTTTTGACCTTTGCGAATAGTTTGAGGGGGTAAAGTGGACTTCTTTATCTAAATATAAGTATAGGAATTAACAAAAGCTAGTAGATGGCCCTTTTCGGTTCGAAATTGGTCAAATTACCATTTGGACGCCAATCCTTGCCCTCATGCATTCGCAGTCTGCCCTGCATGCACACTGAAAGTAGGGATTTGCAGATCGTCCTTGTGTACTTCATCTTGCTGTGCATATTATGTCTTTGGTCCATTTTTTTCTTCTGGAAATAGTAAGTTTGTGCCCATTTGATTAATTTATTTTAGAAAGTTCTTTGCCCATTTCATGCAGCCAAGTCATGCTTTTAGGTGTTATTAGTATGAACATCATTTAGGTAGTTTGTTCTTTTGTTAAGATTGACCATCTTTGAAGTAATTGCCAGGTATACTGCTGCAAATTATATCTGTAATGTTTAAATCAATTTATAAAACTTGCCAAGTTGGATATATCTTGTCAGATATTTATAATTTTATATGACTGTTTTTCTTCTGTTCATTTGTTGGGTTGGGCTAAGACCAATGGGTTCATTTCTAGGGGCCATTGTATTTGTCTTGCTACCATGGGACCATGTTGACTTGAGGTTGAGCTATGTGCCATCGTGATGATACTGATATTTTGGTATTAGCTCTAGATGTGATCATTAATGCTCATTGACCATAGTTGTAGTTTTGGAAGCAGCATGGCTAGCAGTCATCATATATTGGCTAAGTTGCATTTGTGTTGGGTACAGCAAGATGAAGATCAAGAGAATCCTGATGAAAGGCATCATGCTGACTCTGATGTGGAAATGGATGATGCCAAGCCTCTGGAGGACTCTGAAAGGTGTTCTTTTTTATTTGCTTCCTTAGTCCTTCAGGTGATTATTTATAGCAATACCATTGGTTCTGATGCATCATGCATGCCATTTTCTCCTGTAGGAGAACCAGTACTCAGAGTGCGAGAGTTAAGAGAGAATCTGCTGAAACTGAGGTGACAACAGATCAGGTACTTCACTTTTATTTTAACTCGTATACTGATTCAGTAATATATGCATAAAATTACGATTGCGTTGGTATATAATGCATTCTTGCAGACATCTAAGCATTGATATTTATTGTATATAATGCATTCCTTTTTATTTTAACCGGCAAACAGTTGGAGAGGTTGAGAAGCTCCTACTGCATTAGACTGATAAATAAGTAGGAAGAGTTTATGTACAGGTTGCTGTATATCTTTTGCAGAATGGCAATATATTATGCCTTTTACCAGAAACATGTTATATAGTCGGCGTCTGTAAAAGACATCCATGGAGAGTTGATGCATTGTCCAACATTTGGAATTTTAATCATGGTTGCTTAGGCACTTCTGAATCTTAAGAAGCTATTGTCCAATATGTCAATCTAAGCATTAGTAATTCGAATACTTTAAGTGAATTAAAACCCTATAAAATTGTGATTATATATTGCTCACAGTATTTACACATGTTAGTGTTGTATGTAAAAGTGTTAGTAACGAAAATCATATTTGTAAGGCTGTATTAGAGTGGAAAAAAGAACTTGACCACCAGGACTAGCCCTTGGTGGCATTTTTTAAAGTACATTTTGCCCTTTTCCAGAAACATGTTTATAGTTGGCACTATAAAAGACATCCAAAGAGAGTTGAAGCATTGTCCAAATGTCCAGCATTTGGAATTTTAATCTTGGTTACCTTGGCATTTCTGAATCTTAGGAAGTTATGTGTCTAATATGTCAAATTAAAATTGTTAACTAGAAATCTAGAATAGTATAAGTGAATTAAAACCCTATAATGTTGTGACTATATTGCTTACGGTGTTTAGTTATGTTAGCGTTCTATGGAAAATCGTTATTAATGCAAATCCATATTTGTAAGGCTGATTAGAGTGCCCATTTTTTTTCCGACAACCAAGACTAGTCCTTGGTGGCACTTTTTAAAGAAGAAAGGTGATTACCCAGCAATGTGGGAGGCTGAGCCTCAAACGCAGGTGGGTGGGCTGCGAGCACAAAAACCTGCTCCAGCTAGCCACCCTAACAGAGGCTCGATCTCGCTGTATTAGAGTGGCATAGGGTTTTGGGCTTGTGGGTTTTGATCTTAGGTTTAATTTTCAAGATGCTTTGCTTCAGCACTAAGGTGCCTTAGGATGGTAGGCTGCAGCCCTTGCCTTAGCCATTTGGCATATGGCGGTCACAGGGAAGTGTCCATCCCTGCCGCCACCTGGTTATTGCCACATCAGGCTGCTCCTGGTGCTTGGACCCCCCCTCAACACACACACAATCCCTCAGTGTCCCCGCTTCCGCCTTATCCGATCTATTCTGCTGCTGTGGCGAGGAAAAAAAGTAGTGGTTGTGGCGAGGGAGAAGGGAGGGTTCTGGGAATTAGGTCACAGGATTAGATGGGCCATGGGGCTGTTATGTGCATACATCAAAAGTGCCTGACAATATTTTAAATTTTCTCTTGCAGTGTCTGTGATGATTGTTGTGTTCCTAGACCGTCAAAGCACAACCTTACCTTATGTGCTTAAAAGTTCAAGTGGGATTGGGAACCCCGCCTTACTACCTTTAAAACCATGGTACATGTGATCGACAAGAGGTTGTGGTCCAGGACCTTGGTACCTTGCTGCCGTGTGGATAAGGTGCTGATGGCGCCAAAAGTGGTTTTGGTGTAGGAGATAAAGAAAATAGGAGGGAGGGGAGTTAGTACTATCTACCTTATTGATAGTGAATTAGGAGGCAGGCATGTAGTTTCTGCTTCATGACAGTGAACTAGGAGGTACGCATATAGCCATCGTTCATGGTTCTTGATAGAAAACATTGGTGTGAGACCTAAGCAAACTAAGAAACGCGGAAAAAAGATTGTGGATATTAAGTCCATCCCCAAGTGGTAGGAGCTAGGATCCTACCTGGTCTAGGGCGTAGGTTGTACGGGAAGGGGGAGGGTTGATGGAGATGCGATcgcggctgccggcggcgggg
This sequence is a window from Aegilops tauschii subsp. strangulata cultivar AL8/78 chromosome 7, Aet v6.0, whole genome shotgun sequence. Protein-coding genes within it:
- the LOC109748937 gene encoding histone deacetylase 1, producing the protein MDISAGGGGNSLPTTGADGSKRRVCYFYDAEVGNYYYGQGHPMKPHRIRMTHALLAHYGLLDEMQVLKPHPARDRDLCRFHADDYVSFLRSVTPETQQDQIRALKRFNVGEDCPVFDGLYSFCQTYAGGSVGGAVKLNHGHDIAINWAGGLHHAKKCEASGFCYVNDIVLAILELLKYHQRVLYVDIDIHHGDGVEEAFYTTDRVMTVSFHKFGDYFPGTGDIRDVGHSKGKYYSLNVPLDDGIDDESYQSLFKPIMGKVMEIFRPGAVVLQCGADSLSGDRLGCFNLSIKGHAECVRFMRSFNVPVLLLGGGGYTIRNVARCWCYETGVALGHELTDKMPLNEYYEYFGPDYTLHVAPSNMENKNTHRHLDEIRSRLLENLTKLRHAPSVQFQERPPEAEQPEQDEDQENPDERHHADSDVEMDDAKPLEDSERRTSTQSARVKRESAETEVTTDQDDNGVASEQVRGPEPVADGVGSSKQNPPIDASSMAIDEPAVVRAEPERSNKLQEQQALHQKP